Proteins encoded together in one Microcebus murinus isolate Inina chromosome 16, M.murinus_Inina_mat1.0, whole genome shotgun sequence window:
- the LOC105857119 gene encoding cystatin-9, giving the protein MLLRRARALPWVLLLLLSTLKLLRTRAWCSEEENENNRKGSTPEIRATVEFALHKFNQQSKDDYAYRVLSLLSSWREYSQYKQDSSKMVFSMKLELRRTLCRKFKEDLDNCPFQQGSKPNNTFICLFTVSTQPRISVFKLLNKTCSGAIP; this is encoded by the exons ATGTTGCTGCGACGAGCAAGGGCTCTGCCCtgggtgctgctgctgcttctctcaACCTTGAAGCTCCTGAGGACCCGTGCCTGGTGttctgaagaagaaaatgaaaataatcggAAAGGCAGCACTCCTGAGATCCGTGCCACAGTGGAGTTTGCCTTGCACAAATTCAACCAGCAGAGCAAGGACGACTATGCCTACAGGGTCCTGAGCCTCCTGAGTTCCTGGAGGGAGTATTCCCAGTACAAGCAG GACAGTTCCAAGATGGTGTTCTCCATGAAACTGGAACTGCGCAGAACATTGTGTCGGAAATTTAAGGAAGACCTTGACAACTGCCCCTTTCAACAAGGCTCCAAACCGAACAAT ACCTTCATCTGCCTCTTCACCGTCAGCACCCAGCCCAGGATATCAGTGTTCAAGCTCCTGAACAAGACCTGCTCGGGGGCAATCCCCTAA